Proteins encoded within one genomic window of Candidatus Brevundimonas colombiensis:
- a CDS encoding TonB-dependent receptor encodes MMKLKRNYLFGTTILAGIVALSAPASAQTQNAEPSSATQVDEIVVTGSRIRRDPTTAPTPLIQVAREELLSAGQNTVIDYLAQIPALSNSQVPSDNTGSTLNAGGLAIANLRALGNSRTLTLVDGRRHVGSQQGTLSVSVNTIPRLLIQNIEIITGGASSIYGADAVAGVVNFQLRKDFEGLEIDSSYARITEKGRNDQYRISALIGQNFFDDRLNVYGFGEYERIPQVDSMDLKWIARGTALVGVDADPITASIGPAIDGVYDNMLFSGLYRLDRPRWGSTTLANAQQPSPTTNPNVPQANCTGVTAAACYSVDPSKTWWFDGTTARLANFGQRIGNTGSNRPLNIGGDGEPIGTFSQDDRLPRTDAYRFQVGSNFKVTNQISAYAEAKYTREDTYAVGQPTFFDFYLSDSIYGAGAAPVTYLSGGAPSNQSHGLRVSDNAFIPATLKAAIAANTVTNYGAPTLNASGQALAATAAPWARHTMFGPNRDQTNERELQRYVIGFKGDHGDIGFVKNVSWDLGYTYGRMDNLNNERGVDVQRLVFAADSVVDTLGLVNGRAGEVVCRVKLLNAQNPALTNAQTGAGGIRDYSNRAGQTAGTYGDVRARAEGRAAINECVPLNIFGKGNQSADALNYVDASVNVRQRNEQQDAVGSLSGQFWDFWGAGPIGVAIGAEWRKEFTQGIGRSADTGDRQLFLNTGPDFAPASYESKEFFSEVSLPLFRDSILGEYAELSGSYRYSDYTNVGNVDVYGVNLVYRPVRDISFKTSFNTSVRVPNLGELYSPYTQTFANNFTDPCSTSSINNASNSEYRTNRIANCTALAAAKNLTYDFAGATETRDDDYTPLYTSGIPGVNGGNPFLQPEESESFTFSTVFQPRFAPRLSVVLDYYEIEISNVIASVTAQTAANVCVNGSSLNAGACSTIFRENTPVANPGNNIDRSEAFKVGSGGPFGGFIQGAINYAKRTARGVDFTANYTIDTREAFSWNLGTFTNSLQGSWLIEQKQFNNIANPDDFTEYASTLQTGGSYPRVRFANTLTWMPNDALALTWTTDFQTSQDIYQYRTQISNIDDRPIEYLRTGNFIRNDFGVRYNVNDEVTVRAKVTNIFAEEPAPWLGNTLYSNFDPYGRRFNVSLNYRPW; translated from the coding sequence ATGATGAAGCTGAAGCGTAACTATTTATTTGGGACGACGATCCTGGCGGGGATTGTGGCCTTGTCGGCTCCAGCATCGGCTCAGACTCAAAATGCCGAACCTTCGAGCGCTACCCAAGTTGACGAGATCGTCGTCACGGGGTCACGTATACGTCGCGATCCGACCACCGCGCCAACTCCTCTAATTCAGGTGGCGCGAGAAGAGCTTTTGAGCGCGGGTCAGAATACAGTCATCGACTATCTGGCGCAGATTCCCGCGCTTTCGAACTCGCAGGTTCCGTCGGATAACACGGGATCTACCCTCAATGCTGGCGGCCTAGCGATCGCCAACCTGCGCGCCCTTGGAAACTCGCGGACCCTTACCCTGGTTGACGGTCGTCGTCATGTAGGCTCACAGCAAGGCACGCTGAGCGTGTCGGTCAATACGATTCCGCGTCTCCTGATCCAAAACATCGAGATCATTACGGGAGGCGCGTCCTCGATTTATGGCGCTGACGCCGTTGCAGGCGTTGTGAACTTCCAGCTTCGCAAGGATTTCGAAGGGCTCGAAATCGACTCCAGCTATGCAAGGATCACGGAAAAAGGCCGGAACGACCAGTATCGCATCTCGGCCTTGATCGGTCAGAATTTCTTCGACGACCGCCTAAATGTTTATGGCTTCGGCGAATATGAGCGTATCCCGCAGGTCGACAGCATGGACCTCAAGTGGATCGCTCGCGGCACGGCGCTGGTCGGCGTTGATGCGGACCCGATCACCGCATCTATTGGCCCTGCGATCGACGGCGTTTACGATAACATGCTGTTCTCCGGTCTGTACCGCTTGGACCGCCCGCGGTGGGGTTCCACAACGTTGGCGAATGCGCAGCAACCCAGCCCGACGACCAACCCCAACGTTCCTCAGGCCAACTGCACCGGCGTTACGGCAGCGGCGTGCTACAGCGTCGATCCGTCCAAGACATGGTGGTTTGACGGCACGACGGCGCGTTTGGCTAACTTCGGTCAGCGGATAGGCAACACGGGGTCGAATCGTCCATTGAACATCGGCGGAGATGGGGAGCCGATCGGCACATTCAGCCAGGATGATCGTCTACCGCGAACGGACGCCTACCGCTTCCAGGTCGGTTCCAATTTCAAGGTGACCAATCAGATTTCTGCCTATGCAGAGGCAAAATACACGCGAGAGGATACGTATGCTGTCGGGCAGCCGACATTCTTTGACTTCTATCTGAGCGATTCGATCTATGGTGCCGGGGCTGCGCCCGTCACCTATCTGTCAGGTGGCGCGCCCAGCAACCAGAGCCACGGCCTGCGGGTGTCCGACAACGCATTCATACCTGCTACGTTGAAGGCGGCGATTGCGGCGAACACTGTGACAAACTATGGTGCCCCTACCTTGAATGCTTCGGGCCAAGCGCTAGCCGCCACGGCCGCGCCGTGGGCACGCCACACAATGTTTGGTCCCAACCGCGATCAGACGAACGAGCGCGAATTGCAGCGCTATGTCATTGGATTTAAGGGAGATCACGGCGATATTGGCTTCGTAAAGAACGTTTCGTGGGATCTCGGCTATACCTATGGTCGAATGGATAACCTGAACAACGAGCGCGGCGTCGATGTGCAGCGCTTGGTGTTCGCTGCAGATTCAGTAGTTGACACGCTTGGTCTCGTTAACGGCCGAGCCGGCGAGGTGGTCTGCCGGGTCAAGTTGCTGAATGCGCAAAACCCCGCTTTGACCAATGCACAGACGGGCGCTGGCGGAATTCGTGACTATTCCAACCGGGCAGGGCAAACAGCGGGTACTTACGGCGACGTCCGCGCGCGGGCAGAAGGCCGGGCGGCCATCAATGAGTGCGTGCCACTCAATATTTTCGGCAAAGGCAACCAAAGCGCTGACGCCCTCAACTACGTTGACGCGTCTGTGAACGTCCGCCAACGTAATGAACAGCAAGACGCCGTTGGCTCGCTCTCCGGTCAGTTCTGGGACTTCTGGGGGGCAGGGCCGATCGGTGTAGCCATCGGTGCCGAATGGCGTAAAGAATTTACGCAAGGGATCGGGCGCAGTGCGGACACCGGTGATCGCCAGTTATTCTTGAACACTGGCCCGGATTTCGCGCCCGCTTCCTATGAGAGCAAAGAGTTCTTCTCGGAAGTTTCGTTGCCGCTGTTCCGTGACAGCATCCTGGGTGAATACGCGGAGCTCAGCGGATCCTATCGTTATTCCGATTACACCAATGTTGGAAACGTCGACGTCTATGGGGTGAACTTGGTCTATCGCCCCGTTCGAGACATTTCGTTCAAGACCAGCTTTAACACGTCGGTACGTGTTCCAAACCTTGGTGAGCTTTATTCGCCTTACACCCAGACGTTTGCGAACAACTTTACCGATCCCTGCTCCACTTCATCGATCAACAATGCTTCCAACTCGGAGTATCGGACAAATCGCATAGCAAACTGCACGGCCTTGGCAGCGGCCAAGAACCTGACGTACGATTTCGCAGGAGCGACCGAGACCAGGGATGATGATTACACTCCACTTTACACCAGCGGTATTCCTGGTGTGAACGGCGGTAACCCGTTCCTCCAGCCAGAAGAGTCGGAATCGTTCACCTTTTCGACGGTCTTCCAGCCTCGCTTCGCTCCTCGGTTGAGCGTAGTGTTGGACTATTACGAGATCGAAATTTCGAACGTTATCGCTTCCGTAACTGCTCAAACTGCGGCGAACGTTTGTGTGAACGGGTCATCGCTGAACGCCGGAGCGTGCTCGACAATCTTCCGTGAGAACACCCCGGTCGCCAATCCGGGCAACAACATTGATCGTTCGGAAGCATTCAAGGTCGGATCGGGCGGTCCATTTGGTGGTTTCATTCAGGGTGCTATCAACTACGCCAAACGAACAGCGCGTGGAGTCGATTTCACGGCTAATTACACAATCGACACGCGGGAAGCCTTTAGTTGGAATCTGGGCACCTTCACGAACTCGTTGCAGGGATCGTGGCTGATTGAGCAGAAGCAGTTCAACAACATCGCAAATCCGGATGACTTCACGGAATATGCGAGCACCCTGCAGACCGGTGGTTCGTACCCCCGCGTACGCTTTGCAAACACGCTCACATGGATGCCAAACGACGCTCTTGCCTTGACCTGGACGACGGACTTCCAAACTTCGCAGGATATTTATCAGTATCGTACTCAAATCTCGAACATTGATGACCGCCCGATCGAATATCTTCGCACCGGAAACTTCATCCGTAATGATTTCGGCGTGCGATACAACGTGAATGATGAAGTGACGGTGCGTGCAAAGGTCACGAATATCTTTGCAGAAGAGCCGGCTCCGTGGTTGGGGAATACATTGTACTCAAACTTCGATCCATACGGACGTCGCTTTAACGTGAGCCTGAACTACCGTCCCTGGTAA